A single region of the Gossypium arboreum isolate Shixiya-1 chromosome 12, ASM2569848v2, whole genome shotgun sequence genome encodes:
- the LOC108477315 gene encoding ubiquitin carboxyl-terminal hydrolase 3 yields the protein MATPAGSSSAKRWLPLEANPDVMNQFLWGLGLPENEAECCDVYGLEDELLAMVPQPVLAVLFLFPITSQTEEERLGQDNEKRDVSSKVYFMKQTVGNACGTIGLLHGVGNVTSEIKLQEGSYLDRFLKSTASMDPLERAAFLEKEREMEVAHSVAATAGETEASDNVNTHFICFSCVDGKLYELDGRKSGPISHGASSPSSLLQDAAKVIKGMIQKNPESLNFNVIALHKKMGVAAGTY from the exons ATGGCAACTCCAGCAGGAAGTTCTTCTGCTAAGAGGTGGCTTCCTCTCGAGGCTAATCCCGATGTCATGAACCAG TTTCTTTGGGGTCTGGGTCTTCCAGAGAATGAAGCAGAGTGTTGCGATGTGTACGGCTTGGAGGATGAACTGTTAGCAATGGTTCCTCAGCCTGTTCTTGCTGTCCTTTTCCTTTTCCCAATAACTTCTCAG ACTGAAGAAGAGAGACTGGGGCAGGATAATGAGAAAAGA GATGTTAGCAGTAAAGTTTATTTCATGAAACAAACCGTGGGAAATGCTTGTGGAACGATTGGGCTTCTTCACGGGGTTGGAAATGTCACTTCTGAAATCAAGCTTC AAGAGGGATCGTATTTAGATAGGTTTTTAAAGTCTACTGCCAGCATGGATCCATTGGag CGCGCGGCATTTcttgaaaaagaaagagaaatggaAGTTGCTCACTCCGTAGCAGCTACAGCTGGAGAAACAGAG GCTTCAGACAATGTGAATACGCATTTTATCTGCTTCTCATGTGTTGATG GGAAACTATATGAGCTTGATGGAAGAAAATCGGGACCAATTTCACATGGGGCTTCCTCGCCAAGTAGCTTATTGCAG GATGCAGCAAAAGTGATAAAGGGCATGATCCAGAAAAATCCAGAGTCACTCAACTTCAATGTCATTGCACTTCATAAGAAAATGGGAGTGGCAGCAGGTACATATTAA